Part of the Bacillus cereus group sp. RP43 genome is shown below.
CCATTGTTTTCGGCCCATTAATCGGGATTTTCACAACTGGCTTTAACGATGATTCTAATTCTCCTTTAGGAAATCGTTCCATTTCTCTCGGTGAGCTACTAACACCACCATTCACATTGCAGCCATTTGTATTTGTCTTTGGCCTTCAACATATAAACTGGGAAGAGGAAACAATTGAAGGGTACTTCTTTCAAGAAGGAAAATGGGTAAAAAACAAAGTCCCTTTACCAAATGTCATTTACGACCGATTACCAAATCGCCAAGCAGAAAATTACAAACCTATCGTAAGAGCAAAGAAACGATTGGAAAGCGACTATGCGATTCCGTGGTTTAATCCAGGATTTTTCAACAAATGGGAAGTTCATCAACTTTTAATAAAAGAGGATTCGATTAAACCATTCTTACCAAAAACAGAGGCATTTCAGCATTTTGAACAAGTAGAACGACTTCTCGGTACGTATAAGTATATTTATATGAAACCAATACACGGTAGCTTCGGAAGAAACATTCATCAAATACTCTATTCGCAAACTGATAATCGCTACTATTGTCGTTATCGTGAAAATGATCAAAATAAACTAAGAAAGTATCAATCATTAGAAGCACTTCTTAACCATGTGTTAAAAGGACATGATTTAAAAAAGTTTATCGTACAACAAGGTATCTCGTTGCTTCGCTTCGAAGGGCAACCTGTTGATTTCCGCATTCATACAAATAAAAATCATTTCGGCCAATGGGTGGTCAGTGCAATCGTCGCAAAAATCGCCGGCAAGGGTAGCTTAACAACTCATGTAAATAGCGGTGGTGATACGAAATTACTTCAGGAACTATTTCCTGATTCAACAAAGCAAGTTCAAATTGAAAATAAACTAAAACAAACAGCCTTACAAATCAGTTATGCACTCGATCAACAAGTAACCGGGAACATTGGAGAAATTGGTTTTGATATTGGTTTAGATACTGCGGAAAATCCGTGGCTATTTGAAGCAAATTCTAAACCAGGGCGAACTGTATTCCAAGATGAAAAGTTAAAAGAACAAAGTGAACTTACGCGCCAATTATTTTATGAATATGCCATCTATTTAACTGAACACTCTTTGCGCTACACGAAAGAAAAAATATCGCAAATAAAATCAGATCCTTCGTCAAATACCGAAAACATCCCTTCCCCTATGATTAACTCACAAATACAAAAACTTCCACCTCATTCATAAGGTGGAAGTTTTCTATTTAAACGAGTTTCACTACAACTTCTGTTTCCACATTACATACTCCGCAATAAAAAACATGATTGCAATACTCCTGTGAATTATTATGTGTTAAACCGTCTACTGCACTTAATAATTCTTGATCCATATATGCACTGTAATCGTCTATGTAATCTACAGTTTTCCCATAATCTTGGAGTATACCTTGGCAATTTTGACAAGAATATGTTTGTGATTCTAGTGCGTTGCAAAGCGGGCAAATTCCCATCATGATTCCTCCATACGTTATCGTTTAAAGACAATTAAAAAGCCTTTTTTTTAGATCGAAGAGAGCATCTAGCCGTGCATAGACGCGGTCAGTTCCTTTTTGTGCCCCATCCCGAGTTAAAACAGAACTATGCAGTTGTTGCCGTTTAATTTTTATTTTACTAAGCTGTAAGCCAAGCTGGTTATACAAAGAAAAAACACGCATATGATTTCGCTCTTAGTTTAGCCTTCTTTCTTAAAAATACAACGATTACTCTTATTTCATAATTTACAAAATAGCGATGATTTTTTTACAAAATTTACAAATTATTATTTTGTATATCTTTCTAGGTAACATCCATACTATGAGTACAAACTTAATTACCGATGGATTAGCGCCAAACGGGGCGATAATCTGGTTCAAATCCAGCTAGTCCAACCAAAAAAATTTTTATAACTCTAAGGAGGATATATTCCTATGGCAAACCAAAGTTCTTACAATCAATTAGTAGTACCTGGAGCAACAGCAGCAATCGATCAAATGAAGTACGAAATCGCTCAAGAATTTGGTGTACAATTAGGAGCAGATTCTACGGCTCGCGCTAACGGTTCTGTTGGTGGAGAAATTACAAAACGTCTAGTTGCAATGGCTGAGCAAAGCCTTGGCGGATTCCAAAAATAAATATATATGGCAAAAAGGTCTCAGGGCATATGCCCTGAGACCTTCCTTAATTTACTGCAACATTTGTAAAAACTTCTTCGTTCGCTCTTCTTTTGGATTTGTAAATACATCTTCCGGTGTACCTTGTTCGACAACGACACCGCCATCCATGAAAATAACACGGTTCGCAATTTGATGAGCAAAGCGCATTTCATGCGTTACAATGACCATCGTCATTCCTTCTTTAGCAAGTTCTTTCATAACCTTTAAAACTTCTTGAACTAGTTCAGGATCAAGAGCTGACGTTGGCTCATCAAATAGTAATACTTCCGGCTCCATCGCAAGCGCACGAGCGATTCCAACGCGCTGTTGTTGTCCACCTGATAATTGGAACGGATATAAATCCACTTTATCCGCAAGACCAACTTTTTCAAGGAAGTAGTTTGCTTTTTTCTTCGCTTCTTCTTTCCCCATCTTTTTCACTGTAATGAGCCCTTCCATTACATTTTGAAGTGCTGTTAAATGCGGGAATAGATTATGGTGCTGGAATACCATACCTGTTTGCGTACGAAGATTTACAATATCTTTCTTCGATACTTTTTGAGAGAAATCGAGCTCTTTATTACCGATGCGAATGTTACCAGCGTTCGGCGTTTCTAGCACGTTGAGGCAACGCAAGAATGTCGTTTTACCAGATCCAGATGGCCCGATAATAACAACCACTTCGCCCTTCTCAACTGATAAGTCTATATGTTTTAGTACGGTATTATCTCCGAAACTTTTTTGTAAATGTTGAATTGAAATCATAAAAACAAAAACTCCTTTTATGAAAGGGTTATTTTAGAGTATAACGTTCTGAACGTTTTTCTAATATTTGTTGCACGATAGATAATAAGAAGCAAATTACCCAATAAATTAGACCTGCTTCAAAATAAACAATTAAAAACTCATAGTTCATTGCCGCAATTTCCTGCGCTTTTCGGAACATTTCTGTTACTAAAATTAACGACGCTAATGAAGTATCCTTCACTAAACTAATAAATGTATTCGAAAGCGGCGGAATAGATACACGCGTCGCTTGCGGTAAAATAACACGTTTTAATGCTTGCGGATATGTCATCCCAATTGTGTAAGCTGCTTCCCACTGTCCTTTCGGAATAGAAAGAATAGAAGCACGAATAATTTCAGATGCATATGCACCAACATTTAATGAAAAACCAACAATTGCTGCTGTATATGGCTCAACCTCAATATTAAGAGTTGGAAGCCCATAGAAAATAATAAATAACTGTACAAGAAGTGGCGTTCCGCGAATGATAGATACATAGATACGAGCAATCCATTGTAAAATACGACTACCTGAAATACGTGCGAGCGCTGTTAACGTCGCAAGTATAATACCGATAACAAATGTAATAAGCGTTAACGGAATTGTCGTAAAGACAGCTTCCTTCAGCATAGGCGTGAAGGAAGTCTGCATAATATCTATCCAAGTAGACAATCGATCTGAGACCACTGCACTACTTAGAAACATTTTCACCGAACCATTTTTTCGTTATTTTATCGTACGTACCATCTTTTTTCATATCTTCTAACGCTTTATTTACTTCTTGTACAAGTTTGTCGCTACCTTTACGGAATAAGAATCCACTTTGTGATGCTTCTTTTTCTGTATCTACAATTTTAATTTTTGCATCTTTTTTCGTTTCTAAATAGTTTAACACTGATAATTTATCATTGATTGTGAAATCAACGCGGCCAGAACTTAATAATTCTGCTGCTTGGCTAAATCCTTCTACACCTGTGATTTCCGCACCATTTTTCTTAGCAATATCTGCGTAGTTACTTGTTAAAGATTGTGCTGCTTTTAATCCTTTTACGTCAGCAAATGTAGCAGGTTTATCTTTATCTTTCGCAATAACTAATGCTGCTGAAGAAGAAATATATGGACTAGAGAAGTCATATTTCTTTTGGCGATCTTCACGAATACCAACTTCGTTCGCAACCATGTCGAAACGTTTTGCATCTATTCCTGCAAGTAAGCTATCCCATTGCGTTTCTTTAAATACAGGTTTTACACCTAAACGTTTTGCAACTTCCTCTGCTAATTCAACGTCAAATCCAGTTAATTTATCGTTTGTATCGTGGAACGTAAATGGTGGATATGTACCTTCTGTACCAATTACAAGCTCACCGCTTTGTTTTATCTTCTGTAATGCGTCTTGACTAGCTGTATCTTTTTTCTCTTCTTTACCGCAGCCCGCTACAATCCCAATCGCTAAAGTAGTTACTGCAAGCACTGAAAATAATTTTTTCATGATAGTAGTCCTCCAAGTATTCTGATAGGAATTTAAAAACTATATTGATTGTATGCAATTTCGAACAATTTTTCAATGAAAATGTTCTTATTTAGTTTATCCTTTTTCTTCATAATCAAACAAAATGGCAAAACACTGCTACATACAAAAAATAAGTAACATTTTTAAATATAGCATTTATAAAGAAAAAGGTAAAACAATACTTACTTATTTATAAGTTTAAAAAAAGAACTTGCGAAAATCGCAAGTTCTTCTAAAAATTAAGCGCTCTGGTTTCCTTCCATTTGCGTTTTGTACATATCGTAATAACGCCCGCGCTTTTTCATTAATTCGTCATGAGAGCCTTTTTCCAAAATCGTTCCTCTATCAAGCACAATAATTTGATCAGCGCTCTTAATTGTTGAAAGGCGATGAGCGATAATAAACGTCGTTCGTCCTTTCTTCACAACTTCTAGTGCTTGTTGAATCATCGCTTCTGTCTCTGTATCAATGCTGGAAGTCGCTTCATCTAAAATTAAAATTGCCGGATCAAAAGCAAGTGCCCTAGCAAACGATATAAGCTGACGTTCTCCGGTTGAAAGTGTACTTCCTTTCTCCGTAATTTTTTCATCTATATTGTTCGCAAACCTTTCCGCACCAACATCACGTAACGCCTTTACAATGCGATCTTTTGAAATTTTTTCATTTTCTAAGCTTACATTGGATGCAACTGTCCCGCTAAATAAAAACGGATCTTGCAGTACAATCCCCATATGTTCACGAGTTGCTTGTTTCGGCATCTCTGTTACATCGTGACCATCAATCGTAAGCTTCCCTTTTTGAAATTCATAAAACTGAAAGAGCACATTCATAATGGAACTTTTTCCTGATCCAGTATGACCAACAAGTGCCACTGTCTCCCCTTGTTTCGCTTCAAAAGAAATATTTTTTAATACTTCATCTTTTCCATTATAAGAAAACGAAACATTATCGAATTTCACATTTCCGGTTAAGCGAGGCATACGTTCTTCTTCTACTGCCTCTCCTTTTTCCTCTAGCAATTCAAAGACACGCTCTGATGCAACACGCGCTTGCTCTAAGTTTGCAAGTTGGTTCACCATATTCGTAATTGGCGAGAATAATCTCGTTAAATAATCAACGAAAGCATATAGTATCCCTAGAGAAAGGATGCCAGAAGCACTTAATGAAGCACCACCGAAATACCAAATTACACCTGTAAAAGCGATATTTCTTAATACAGACACTAAATTATGCGAAGTTGCTGCATTTAAATTTAAAATTTTATTTTGATATTTAAAATAATCACCATTGAG
Proteins encoded:
- a CDS encoding YheC/YheD family protein; translated protein: MKEHIYTLRISDEHPNSITLPYVFSITPPITSFFFGLRYITCENIKIHYSFTREIIIGEQIAAKLLLPHSATVHAFIQNQTIVFGPLIGIFTTGFNDDSNSPLGNRSISLGELLTPPFTLQPFVFVFGLQHINWEEETIEGYFFQEGKWVKNKVPLPNVIYDRLPNRQAENYKPIVRAKKRLESDYAIPWFNPGFFNKWEVHQLLIKEDSIKPFLPKTEAFQHFEQVERLLGTYKYIYMKPIHGSFGRNIHQILYSQTDNRYYCRYRENDQNKLRKYQSLEALLNHVLKGHDLKKFIVQQGISLLRFEGQPVDFRIHTNKNHFGQWVVSAIVAKIAGKGSLTTHVNSGGDTKLLQELFPDSTKQVQIENKLKQTALQISYALDQQVTGNIGEIGFDIGLDTAENPWLFEANSKPGRTVFQDEKLKEQSELTRQLFYEYAIYLTEHSLRYTKEKISQIKSDPSSNTENIPSPMINSQIQKLPPHS
- the sasP gene encoding small acid-soluble spore protein, SasP family, whose amino-acid sequence is MANQSSYNQLVVPGATAAIDQMKYEIAQEFGVQLGADSTARANGSVGGEITKRLVAMAEQSLGGFQK
- a CDS encoding amino acid ABC transporter ATP-binding protein, translated to MISIQHLQKSFGDNTVLKHIDLSVEKGEVVVIIGPSGSGKTTFLRCLNVLETPNAGNIRIGNKELDFSQKVSKKDIVNLRTQTGMVFQHHNLFPHLTALQNVMEGLITVKKMGKEEAKKKANYFLEKVGLADKVDLYPFQLSGGQQQRVGIARALAMEPEVLLFDEPTSALDPELVQEVLKVMKELAKEGMTMVIVTHEMRFAHQIANRVIFMDGGVVVEQGTPEDVFTNPKEERTKKFLQMLQ
- a CDS encoding amino acid ABC transporter permease; this translates as MFLSSAVVSDRLSTWIDIMQTSFTPMLKEAVFTTIPLTLITFVIGIILATLTALARISGSRILQWIARIYVSIIRGTPLLVQLFIIFYGLPTLNIEVEPYTAAIVGFSLNVGAYASEIIRASILSIPKGQWEAAYTIGMTYPQALKRVILPQATRVSIPPLSNTFISLVKDTSLASLILVTEMFRKAQEIAAMNYEFLIVYFEAGLIYWVICFLLSIVQQILEKRSERYTLK
- a CDS encoding amino acid ABC transporter substrate-binding protein, encoding MKKLFSVLAVTTLAIGIVAGCGKEEKKDTASQDALQKIKQSGELVIGTEGTYPPFTFHDTNDKLTGFDVELAEEVAKRLGVKPVFKETQWDSLLAGIDAKRFDMVANEVGIREDRQKKYDFSSPYISSSAALVIAKDKDKPATFADVKGLKAAQSLTSNYADIAKKNGAEITGVEGFSQAAELLSSGRVDFTINDKLSVLNYLETKKDAKIKIVDTEKEASQSGFLFRKGSDKLVQEVNKALEDMKKDGTYDKITKKWFGENVSK
- a CDS encoding ABC transporter transmembrane domain-containing protein — encoded protein: MSVSKRLFQYAMKVKGPIFAAMAMLFVFVIAELAGPFVAKTMIDEHIVGIERPWYEAEKSEDAVSYNGVFYKRSDRFEEGERKGKEVRVIQVGFQYYFVPNKITLEGTRSVKGDMLTVQSGKAVQVYKAKALTKEEVFAFYKPEINRLLLLGGGYFALLVVVSLFAYGKQFFLQKAANKIIQIMREDVFSHIQTLPIRYFDHLPAGKIVSRVTNDTEAIRDLYVTVLATFISSIIYIIGIFAALFLLDVKLAALCLLIIPILIIWAIMYRKYASVYNHKMRSRLSDINGTVNESIQGMPIIQAFRQERETKKEFEELNGDYFKYQNKILNLNAATSHNLVSVLRNIAFTGVIWYFGGASLSASGILSLGILYAFVDYLTRLFSPITNMVNQLANLEQARVASERVFELLEEKGEAVEEERMPRLTGNVKFDNVSFSYNGKDEVLKNISFEAKQGETVALVGHTGSGKSSIMNVLFQFYEFQKGKLTIDGHDVTEMPKQATREHMGIVLQDPFLFSGTVASNVSLENEKISKDRIVKALRDVGAERFANNIDEKITEKGSTLSTGERQLISFARALAFDPAILILDEATSSIDTETEAMIQQALEVVKKGRTTFIIAHRLSTIKSADQIIVLDRGTILEKGSHDELMKKRGRYYDMYKTQMEGNQSA